A single window of Oerskovia paurometabola DNA harbors:
- a CDS encoding ThuA domain-containing protein, giving the protein MSVPDRRALIVRGGWPGHSPEESTDLFVPFLKESGFDVVVESSLEVYADAEYMVGVDLIVQSWTMGEILPDEMRGLRQAVTNGTGLAGWHGGIIDSYRMATDYLQMLGGQFAAHPGDLVDHTVEIVPEHAEHPIVAGLGPIALRSEQYWVLADSLNEVLATTTIEPTADSPWRSPVVSPSIWTRRWGQGRIFVCAPGHQLADLETPGLRTVIERGLLWAAR; this is encoded by the coding sequence ATGAGCGTGCCGGACCGTCGGGCCCTGATCGTCCGGGGAGGATGGCCAGGCCACTCCCCCGAGGAGAGCACCGACCTCTTCGTCCCCTTCCTCAAGGAGTCGGGCTTCGACGTCGTCGTCGAGTCCTCGCTCGAGGTGTACGCCGACGCCGAGTACATGGTCGGCGTCGACCTGATCGTCCAGTCCTGGACCATGGGCGAGATCCTGCCCGACGAGATGCGCGGCCTGCGCCAGGCCGTGACGAACGGGACGGGTCTCGCGGGCTGGCACGGCGGGATCATCGACTCGTACCGCATGGCGACCGACTACCTGCAGATGCTCGGCGGCCAGTTCGCCGCGCACCCGGGCGACCTGGTCGACCACACCGTCGAGATCGTGCCCGAGCACGCCGAGCACCCCATCGTGGCCGGCCTCGGCCCCATCGCGCTGCGCTCCGAGCAGTACTGGGTGCTCGCGGACTCGCTCAACGAGGTCCTCGCGACCACGACCATCGAGCCCACGGCCGACTCGCCGTGGCGCTCGCCCGTGGTCTCGCCCTCGATCTGGACCCGCCGGTGGGGTCAGGGGCGCATCTTCGTGTGCGCACCGGGGCACCAGCTCGCGGACCTCGAGACCCCCGGGCTGCGCACCGTGATCGAGCGCGGCCTGCTGTGGGCCGCCCGGTGA
- a CDS encoding Gfo/Idh/MocA family protein: protein MAQDGHPALGIGMVGYSFMGAAHSQGWRTAPRFFDLPLAPEMRVLAGRNADAVTAAAHKLGWRDVETDWRKLVARDDVDLVDICTPGDTHAEIAIAALEAGKHVLCEKPLANTVAEAELMVAAAEAAAERGVLSTVGFTYRRVPAVQLARQLVVDGRIGTVRHVRAQYLQDWIADENVPLSWRLDKTKAGSGALGDIGAHIIDLAQFITGESITGVSGVLETFVDERPIATGFSGLSGTAGTEKGPVTVDDAAVFLARLTGGGLGVFEATRFAYGRKNAIRLEINGSRGSVAFDFEDMNVLHFFDASDDPQVAGFRRIVVTEPQHAYIASWWPAGHGLGYEHAFTHQAVDLVRDVAAGTQPTPSFADGLAVQRILEAVERSAASDSDWQQI from the coding sequence ATGGCGCAAGACGGTCACCCGGCCCTCGGGATCGGCATGGTCGGGTACTCGTTCATGGGGGCTGCCCACTCGCAGGGATGGCGCACCGCACCGCGGTTCTTCGACCTGCCGCTCGCACCCGAGATGCGCGTGCTGGCCGGCCGGAACGCGGACGCGGTCACCGCGGCCGCGCACAAGCTCGGCTGGCGCGACGTCGAGACCGACTGGCGCAAGCTCGTGGCGCGCGACGACGTCGACCTGGTCGACATCTGCACCCCGGGCGACACGCACGCGGAGATCGCGATCGCGGCGCTCGAGGCGGGCAAGCACGTGCTGTGCGAGAAGCCGCTGGCCAACACGGTGGCCGAGGCCGAGCTCATGGTCGCCGCCGCCGAGGCGGCCGCGGAGCGCGGTGTGCTCTCCACGGTGGGCTTCACCTACCGTCGGGTCCCCGCGGTCCAGCTCGCACGCCAGCTCGTCGTCGACGGCAGGATCGGCACGGTCCGCCACGTGCGCGCCCAGTACCTCCAGGACTGGATCGCCGACGAGAACGTGCCGCTCTCGTGGCGCCTCGACAAGACCAAGGCGGGGTCCGGGGCGCTCGGCGACATCGGGGCGCACATCATCGACCTCGCGCAGTTCATCACGGGCGAGTCGATCACCGGGGTCTCGGGGGTCCTCGAGACGTTCGTCGACGAGCGCCCGATCGCGACCGGCTTCTCGGGCCTGTCCGGCACCGCCGGCACCGAGAAGGGCCCGGTCACGGTCGACGACGCCGCGGTCTTCCTCGCGCGGCTCACGGGCGGGGGGCTGGGGGTCTTCGAGGCCACCCGTTTCGCCTACGGTCGAAAGAACGCGATCCGGCTCGAGATCAACGGCTCGCGCGGCTCCGTGGCGTTCGACTTCGAGGACATGAACGTCCTGCACTTCTTCGACGCGTCCGACGACCCGCAGGTCGCGGGATTCCGGCGGATCGTCGTGACCGAGCCTCAGCACGCGTACATCGCGAGCTGGTGGCCGGCCGGCCACGGGCTCGGCTACGAGCACGCGTTCACGCACCAGGCCGTCGACCTCGTGCGCGACGTCGCGGCCGGCACCCAGCCCACCCCGTCCTTCGCCGACGGCCTGGCCGTCCAGCGAATCCTCGAAGCCGTCGAGCGCAGCGCTGCGTCCGACAGCGACTGGCAGCAGATCTGA
- a CDS encoding sugar ABC transporter ATP-binding protein, producing MVNADPQPTRPLLQMQSIVKQFPGARALDGVDLDILPGEVHCLLGQNGAGKSTLIKVLAGAHQPNEGQILIDGEVVTIPHPVAALKLGVATMYQELDVVDGLTVAENIYLGHELSTAGFSSRRTAARNTRELMKRLGHPEISPHREVGELSAAGKQIVSMARALSHDARVIVMDEPSAVLDSEEVENLFRVVRQLTESGVAIVYISHRLEEIRAIGDRITVLKDGRTVAQNLAVSQTPTAELIKLMTGRAVDNVFPGREPVAEEADVLLAVESLGLEGKFADVSFEVRAGEVLGFAGLVGSGRSEILETVYGARRATQGTVAVGGKKLRGGSVAAAVDAGIGLCPEERKSQGLLLDEPVYRNITLSTFGRFAKAGFLDERAERAAAKEQAVSLDLRPAGVERNARTLSGGNQQKALLARWLVHGCRVLLLDEPTRGVDVGARAEIYALIRDLAASGAAVLVVSSEIDEVLGLSDRVLVISEGRVVHEGPADSIDEHGVLDLVMEGSAA from the coding sequence ATGGTCAACGCAGACCCTCAGCCCACCCGGCCGCTCCTGCAGATGCAGAGCATCGTCAAGCAGTTTCCCGGCGCCCGAGCACTCGACGGCGTCGATCTCGACATCCTCCCCGGAGAGGTCCACTGCCTCCTCGGTCAGAACGGGGCCGGCAAGTCCACCCTCATCAAGGTGCTAGCCGGCGCGCACCAGCCCAACGAGGGGCAGATCCTCATCGACGGCGAGGTGGTCACCATCCCGCACCCCGTGGCCGCGCTCAAGCTCGGGGTCGCCACGATGTACCAGGAGCTCGACGTCGTCGACGGTCTGACGGTCGCCGAGAACATCTACCTCGGGCACGAGCTGTCCACCGCGGGCTTCTCCAGCCGACGGACGGCGGCCAGGAACACGCGTGAGCTCATGAAGCGCCTGGGGCACCCCGAGATCTCGCCCCACCGCGAGGTGGGCGAGCTGTCCGCCGCGGGCAAGCAGATCGTGTCCATGGCCCGCGCCCTCTCGCACGACGCACGGGTGATCGTCATGGACGAGCCGTCCGCCGTGCTCGACAGCGAAGAGGTCGAGAACCTGTTCCGCGTCGTGCGCCAGCTCACCGAGAGCGGGGTCGCGATCGTCTACATCTCGCACCGTCTCGAGGAGATCCGGGCGATCGGCGACAGGATCACGGTCCTCAAGGACGGGCGCACGGTCGCGCAGAACCTCGCGGTCTCGCAGACACCGACCGCCGAGCTCATCAAGCTCATGACGGGTCGCGCGGTCGACAACGTCTTCCCGGGGCGCGAGCCGGTCGCCGAGGAGGCGGACGTGCTGCTCGCGGTCGAGTCGCTCGGGCTCGAGGGGAAGTTCGCGGACGTCTCGTTCGAGGTCCGTGCCGGTGAGGTCCTCGGCTTCGCCGGGCTCGTCGGCTCGGGCCGGTCCGAGATCCTCGAGACCGTCTACGGGGCGCGTCGCGCGACCCAGGGGACCGTCGCGGTCGGCGGCAAGAAGCTCCGCGGCGGCTCGGTCGCCGCCGCGGTCGACGCGGGCATCGGCCTGTGCCCCGAGGAGCGCAAGAGCCAGGGCCTGCTGCTCGACGAACCCGTCTACCGCAACATCACGCTCTCGACGTTCGGTCGCTTCGCGAAGGCGGGCTTCCTCGACGAGAGGGCGGAGCGGGCCGCGGCGAAGGAGCAGGCGGTCTCGCTCGACCTGCGCCCCGCCGGGGTCGAGCGGAACGCCCGGACGCTGTCCGGCGGCAACCAGCAGAAGGCGCTCCTGGCGCGCTGGCTCGTGCACGGGTGCCGGGTCCTCCTGCTCGACGAGCCCACCCGGGGCGTCGACGTCGGGGCGCGCGCCGAGATCTACGCACTGATCCGCGACCTCGCGGCGTCCGGTGCGGCCGTGCTCGTGGTCTCGAGCGAGATCGACGAGGTGCTCGGTCTCTCCGACCGCGTCCTCGTGATCTCGGAGGGACGCGTCGTGCACGAAGGCCCAGCAGATTCGATCGACGAGCACGGCGTGCTCGACCTCGTCATGGAAGGAAGTGCCGCATGA
- a CDS encoding ABC transporter permease: MSEQEVARAAVVDGPGHAPSSEVPDGRRSRHNLFSGSVGRNIGLVVALVALCIVGYATAGENFANVNNLLTILRLAAVLGVLSIGMTFVITGGGIDLSVGSVMGLATVWASTLATQTMAADTHWIVMVGVALAVGTACGLINGVLVAYGKVVAFMATLAMMVGARGLAEMISNRQTQRVTEVDAFLDFFRADLLGVPVLVWMFAVVAVAGWFLLNRTTFGRRTVAVGGNPEAARLAGIKVKRHTMYLYGLVGLTTGIAAVMMLARTTAGSSTNGLFYELDVIAAVVVGGTLLVGGRGTIVGTVLGVLIFTTLTNVFTQNNMSTSAQAVAKGVIIVVAVLLQQRFASRARSA; the protein is encoded by the coding sequence ATGAGCGAGCAGGAGGTGGCTCGCGCCGCCGTCGTGGACGGACCGGGGCACGCCCCGAGCTCCGAGGTGCCCGACGGCAGACGGTCGCGCCACAATTTGTTCAGTGGATCGGTGGGGCGGAACATCGGCCTCGTCGTGGCGCTCGTCGCGCTGTGCATCGTCGGGTACGCGACCGCGGGGGAGAACTTCGCGAACGTCAACAACCTGCTGACGATCCTGCGCCTTGCCGCCGTCCTGGGCGTCCTGAGCATCGGGATGACCTTCGTCATCACGGGCGGCGGGATCGACCTGTCCGTCGGGTCCGTCATGGGACTGGCCACGGTCTGGGCGAGCACGCTCGCGACCCAGACCATGGCCGCCGACACCCACTGGATCGTCATGGTCGGCGTGGCCCTCGCGGTCGGCACGGCGTGCGGCCTGATCAACGGCGTCCTCGTCGCCTACGGCAAGGTCGTCGCGTTCATGGCGACCCTCGCCATGATGGTGGGCGCCCGCGGTCTCGCCGAGATGATCTCCAACCGGCAGACGCAGCGCGTCACCGAGGTCGACGCGTTCCTCGACTTCTTCCGCGCGGACCTGCTCGGCGTCCCCGTGCTCGTGTGGATGTTCGCGGTCGTGGCCGTCGCCGGCTGGTTCCTCCTCAACCGCACGACGTTCGGCCGCCGCACGGTCGCCGTCGGTGGCAACCCCGAGGCGGCGCGGCTCGCAGGCATCAAGGTCAAGCGCCACACGATGTACCTCTACGGCCTGGTCGGTCTCACGACCGGCATCGCGGCCGTCATGATGCTCGCCCGCACCACGGCCGGGTCCTCGACGAACGGCCTGTTCTACGAGCTCGACGTCATCGCGGCGGTCGTCGTCGGCGGGACGCTCCTCGTGGGCGGTCGCGGGACGATCGTCGGCACCGTGCTCGGCGTCCTCATCTTCACCACGCTGACCAACGTCTTCACGCAGAACAACATGTCGACCTCGGCCCAGGCCGTCGCCAAGGGCGTGATCATCGTGGTCGCCGTGCTCCTCCAGCAGCGATTCGCCTCGCGCGCCAGATCCGCCTGA
- a CDS encoding ROK family protein, with translation MFQLLRDGQPRTRADLAAITGQARSTIAARIDLLMASGLIAPAGEASSTGGRPPVTFAFSPGARIVLAVDLGATHARLAVTDLASNVLAEVDAPLAISDGPENVLAWVAETGEKLIATTGRDLKDLVSVGVGLPGPVEHSTGRPINPPIMPAWDDVDVPAILKRTFDASVLVDNDVNIMALGEHRTAWPGVSDLLFVKVATGIGAGVISDGELRRGAQGAAGDIGHIAVPNATDTPCRCGNIGCLEAVASGQAIAGALKKEGLEAANSGDVVSLVRGGDLMASHAVRQAGRDIGAVLAACVSLLNPSMIVVGGVIADAGEHLIAGIREIVYQRSLPLATQHLRIVTSQARGQAGVLGASAMAIDHVLSPAAIDALIA, from the coding sequence ATGTTCCAGCTGCTCCGCGACGGCCAACCCCGCACGCGGGCTGACCTCGCCGCGATCACCGGGCAGGCGCGGTCCACGATCGCCGCCCGCATCGACCTGCTCATGGCCTCCGGGCTCATCGCGCCCGCGGGCGAGGCGAGCTCGACCGGCGGCAGACCGCCCGTGACGTTCGCCTTCAGCCCCGGTGCACGCATCGTGCTCGCCGTGGACCTGGGCGCGACGCACGCGCGCCTCGCGGTCACGGACCTCGCGTCGAACGTCCTCGCAGAGGTCGACGCACCGCTCGCCATCTCCGACGGTCCGGAGAACGTCCTCGCCTGGGTCGCCGAGACCGGCGAGAAGCTCATCGCGACGACCGGGCGCGACCTCAAGGACCTGGTGAGCGTCGGCGTCGGGCTCCCGGGCCCCGTCGAGCACTCGACCGGACGACCCATCAACCCGCCCATCATGCCCGCGTGGGACGACGTCGACGTGCCCGCGATCCTCAAGCGCACGTTCGACGCCTCGGTCCTCGTGGACAACGACGTCAACATCATGGCCCTCGGCGAGCACCGCACCGCATGGCCCGGCGTGAGCGACCTGCTCTTCGTCAAGGTCGCGACGGGTATCGGCGCGGGAGTCATCTCGGACGGCGAGCTGCGCCGCGGCGCCCAGGGTGCGGCCGGCGACATCGGCCACATCGCCGTGCCCAACGCGACGGACACCCCGTGCCGCTGCGGGAACATCGGCTGCCTCGAGGCCGTCGCGAGCGGCCAGGCCATCGCCGGCGCCCTCAAGAAGGAAGGGCTCGAGGCCGCCAACAGCGGCGACGTCGTGTCCCTCGTGCGCGGCGGCGACCTCATGGCGAGCCACGCCGTGCGCCAGGCCGGCCGCGACATCGGGGCCGTCCTCGCCGCGTGCGTGAGCCTGCTCAACCCCTCCATGATCGTGGTCGGCGGCGTCATCGCCGACGCGGGAGAGCACCTGATCGCGGGCATCCGCGAGATCGTCTACCAGCGCTCGCTGCCGCTGGCCACGCAGCACCTGCGCATCGTCACGTCCCAGGCCCGGGGGCAGGCCGGCGTGCTCGGTGCGAGCGCCATGGCGATCGATCACGTACTCTCTCCCGCAGCGATCGATGCCCTGATCGCGTGA
- the ligA gene encoding NAD-dependent DNA ligase LigA, protein MNDATPPHPAASPDSTSTALATAASDTAVAPDAAPALDEAGAQRRWAELVAQVEADQRAYYEADAPVSSDAEYDARMRELEALEAAHPALQTPESPTQRVGGRAATGFATVEHLERMLSLDNAFSEEDLAAWAARVHRDLGVSPEAPVEYLCEVKIDGLAIALLYERGRLVRAATRGDGRTGEDVTANVRTITSIPQQLAGDPASHPAVIEVRGEVFLGVEDFAALNEALVAAGQAPYANPRNTAAGSLRQKDPAVTASRNLRMYAHGVGALQWDEGEHAELARQSDAYALFEQWGIPVSPHNRVVDGLAGVQEMIAYFGEHRHDIEHELDGIVVKVDELALQRRLGATSRAPRWAIAYKYPPEEVNTRLLAIQVGVGRTGRATPYAVMEPVLVAGSTVRQATLHNQDVVRAKGVLIGDVVVLRKAGDVIPEILGPVVALREDGVQRTEFVMPAECPECGTPLRPMKEGDVDLRCPNAESCPAQVRGRVEHIGSRGGLDIEALGEVTAAALTQPYEPAEPPLRTEKNLFGLTVDQLAPIRVVVRDPETGLPRPFEGVGESGEVEMSDGSVLLAKVVRPFQKVAARTYPPGFEDATPAERRAAGVRKDFPVYGPSTTAQTLVDELRIAKTKDLWRILVSLNIRHVGPVAARALAEWFGSLDAVRAASRDELAAVEGVGPVIADEVLAWFEVGWHREIVETWQRDGVRFETPGHPGPGARQQPTGPLAGLTVVVTGGLEGFSRDGAKEAILTAGGKASGSVSKKTDYVVVGENAGSKETKARDLGLRILDEAGFVALLAGGPAAVGDAPEPEDSEPEGSDAEDTEDTVGPTAD, encoded by the coding sequence GTGAACGACGCCACCCCGCCGCACCCCGCAGCCAGCCCCGACAGCACGAGCACGGCCCTCGCGACCGCCGCCTCCGACACCGCTGTCGCCCCCGATGCCGCCCCGGCGCTGGACGAGGCCGGTGCCCAGCGCCGCTGGGCCGAGCTGGTCGCCCAGGTCGAGGCCGACCAGCGGGCCTACTACGAGGCCGACGCCCCCGTGTCGTCGGACGCCGAGTACGACGCGCGCATGCGCGAGCTCGAGGCGCTCGAGGCGGCGCACCCCGCGCTCCAGACCCCCGAGTCGCCCACGCAGCGGGTCGGCGGGCGCGCCGCGACAGGTTTCGCGACGGTCGAGCACCTCGAGCGCATGCTCTCGCTCGACAACGCGTTCTCCGAGGAGGACCTCGCCGCGTGGGCCGCGCGCGTGCACCGGGACCTGGGCGTCTCGCCGGAGGCCCCCGTGGAGTACCTGTGCGAGGTCAAGATCGACGGCCTCGCGATCGCGCTGCTGTACGAGCGGGGGCGGCTCGTGCGGGCCGCGACGCGCGGCGACGGGCGCACGGGCGAGGACGTCACGGCCAACGTCCGCACCATCACGAGCATCCCCCAGCAGCTTGCCGGTGACCCGGCCTCGCATCCCGCGGTGATCGAGGTACGGGGCGAGGTCTTCCTCGGGGTCGAGGATTTCGCGGCCCTCAACGAGGCGCTCGTCGCGGCCGGGCAGGCGCCGTACGCGAACCCGCGCAACACCGCGGCAGGCTCCCTGCGTCAGAAGGACCCGGCCGTGACCGCGAGCCGCAACCTGCGCATGTACGCGCACGGCGTCGGGGCGCTCCAGTGGGACGAGGGGGAGCACGCCGAGCTCGCGCGCCAGTCGGACGCCTACGCGCTGTTCGAGCAGTGGGGCATCCCCGTCTCGCCGCACAACCGCGTCGTCGACGGGCTCGCGGGCGTGCAGGAGATGATCGCGTACTTCGGCGAGCACCGGCACGACATCGAGCACGAGCTCGACGGGATCGTCGTCAAGGTCGACGAGCTGGCGCTCCAGCGCCGCCTCGGGGCCACGAGCCGCGCGCCCCGGTGGGCCATCGCGTACAAGTACCCGCCCGAGGAGGTCAACACGCGCCTGCTCGCGATCCAGGTCGGGGTCGGGCGGACCGGCCGAGCAACCCCGTACGCCGTCATGGAGCCCGTGCTCGTCGCGGGGAGCACGGTGCGTCAGGCGACGTTGCACAACCAGGACGTCGTGCGCGCCAAGGGCGTGCTGATCGGGGACGTCGTGGTGCTGCGCAAGGCGGGGGACGTCATCCCGGAGATCCTCGGGCCGGTCGTCGCGCTGCGCGAGGACGGCGTGCAGCGTACGGAGTTCGTCATGCCGGCCGAGTGCCCCGAGTGCGGGACACCGCTGCGCCCCATGAAGGAGGGGGACGTCGACCTGCGCTGCCCCAACGCGGAGAGCTGCCCGGCGCAGGTCCGCGGGAGGGTCGAGCACATCGGCTCGCGCGGCGGCCTCGACATCGAGGCGCTGGGCGAGGTCACCGCGGCCGCGCTCACGCAGCCCTACGAGCCCGCCGAGCCGCCGCTGCGCACCGAGAAGAACCTGTTCGGTCTCACGGTCGACCAGCTCGCCCCGATCCGCGTCGTCGTCCGCGACCCGGAGACCGGGCTGCCCCGGCCGTTCGAAGGGGTGGGCGAGTCGGGCGAGGTGGAGATGTCCGACGGCTCGGTGCTGCTGGCCAAGGTCGTCCGACCGTTCCAGAAGGTCGCCGCCCGCACCTACCCGCCGGGGTTCGAGGACGCGACCCCCGCCGAGCGCCGGGCCGCAGGAGTCCGCAAGGACTTCCCGGTGTACGGCCCGTCGACCACGGCGCAGACGCTCGTGGACGAGCTGCGGATCGCGAAGACCAAGGACCTGTGGCGCATCCTCGTGAGCCTCAACATCCGGCACGTCGGGCCGGTCGCCGCCCGGGCCCTCGCGGAGTGGTTCGGGTCGCTCGACGCGGTCCGGGCCGCGAGCCGCGACGAGCTCGCCGCGGTCGAGGGCGTCGGACCGGTCATCGCCGACGAGGTGCTCGCCTGGTTCGAGGTGGGCTGGCACCGGGAGATCGTCGAGACCTGGCAGCGGGACGGGGTCCGGTTCGAGACCCCGGGGCACCCCGGCCCCGGTGCGCGCCAGCAGCCGACCGGCCCGCTCGCTGGCCTGACGGTCGTGGTCACGGGAGGCCTCGAAGGGTTCTCGCGCGACGGCGCCAAGGAGGCGATCCTCACCGCGGGCGGCAAGGCCTCGGGGTCGGTCTCCAAGAAGACCGACTACGTCGTCGTGGGGGAGAACGCGGGCTCGAAGGAGACCAAGGCCAGGGACCTGGGCCTGCGCATCCTCGACGAGGCCGGGTTCGTGGCGCTCCTCGCGGGCGGACCGGCGGCGGTCGGGGACGCGCCGGAGCCCGAGGACTCGGAGCCGGAGGGCTCGGACGCCGAGGACACCGAGGACACAGTGGGGCCGACGGCCGACTGA
- a CDS encoding substrate-binding domain-containing protein — translation MSARTRTSVRRRLTLATVALTSVALFASACTSNTPEAEETGAAAAPVASSDNDASGDKVVIGFSAPAADHGWMGAITKAAQAEAAKYDDVELKVAEGTNDVNLQISQIETFINDGVDAIVILPFDGAALTEVATDAMEAGITVINVDREFSSPFAARATVLGDNYGMGVSAGTYICEQLGDNKDAVIAEIAGIDSLPLTQDRSQGFADALEGCGLDVSNRVAADFTVQGGEQAASNLLQAAPKIDAIWNHDDDQGIGVLSAIDAAGRDEFFMVGGAGSKDVMEDIKAGDTVLQATVVYPSTQAADGIKLARLAVQGKSMSDLASMGVPRQIQLYAPVVTKDNVDEYLPSAFQS, via the coding sequence ATGTCCGCTCGTACCCGCACCTCGGTGCGTCGCCGCCTGACCCTCGCCACCGTGGCTCTGACCTCGGTCGCGCTGTTCGCGTCGGCCTGCACGTCGAACACCCCGGAGGCCGAGGAGACCGGCGCGGCCGCCGCCCCCGTCGCGTCGTCCGACAACGACGCGTCGGGCGACAAGGTCGTCATCGGGTTCTCGGCCCCGGCCGCCGACCACGGCTGGATGGGAGCCATCACCAAGGCCGCCCAGGCCGAGGCCGCCAAGTACGACGACGTCGAGCTCAAGGTCGCCGAGGGCACCAACGACGTCAACCTCCAGATCAGCCAGATCGAGACCTTCATCAACGACGGTGTCGACGCGATCGTCATCCTGCCGTTCGACGGCGCCGCGCTGACCGAGGTCGCGACCGACGCCATGGAGGCGGGGATCACGGTCATCAACGTCGACCGCGAGTTCTCCAGCCCGTTCGCCGCACGGGCCACCGTGCTCGGCGACAACTACGGCATGGGCGTGAGCGCCGGCACGTACATCTGCGAGCAGCTCGGGGACAACAAGGACGCGGTCATCGCCGAGATCGCGGGCATCGACTCGCTGCCCCTGACGCAGGACCGCAGCCAGGGCTTCGCCGACGCGCTCGAGGGCTGCGGGCTCGACGTGAGCAACCGCGTCGCTGCCGACTTCACTGTCCAGGGCGGCGAGCAGGCCGCGTCGAACCTCCTGCAGGCCGCGCCCAAGATCGACGCGATCTGGAACCACGACGACGACCAGGGCATCGGCGTGCTCTCCGCGATCGACGCGGCAGGCCGTGACGAGTTCTTCATGGTCGGCGGCGCCGGGTCGAAGGACGTCATGGAGGACATCAAGGCGGGCGACACGGTCCTGCAGGCCACGGTCGTCTACCCGTCCACGCAGGCCGCCGACGGCATCAAGCTCGCCCGCCTCGCAGTCCAGGGCAAGTCGATGAGCGACCTCGCCTCGATGGGCGTCCCGCGCCAGATCCAGCTCTACGCGCCGGTCGTGACCAAGGACAACGTCGACGAGTACCTGCCGTCGGCCTTCCAGTCCTGA
- a CDS encoding dihydrodipicolinate synthase family protein, whose product MTSPTPFTGLLAYPITPLGADGLPALGTLTRVVQDAVRAGADGVTVLASSGAGTSFAPEERAAVVGAAVRAAHDAGPGPSGQHVPVHVAVAAPSTTEVVRHAVAAQAGGAHGLVLTPFAYTPLVDAEVVALFEAVAAETDLPVCFYNRPVQNGYDVTPEVLAHLARTTRLRGLKDPAGRTDVGARLDAVRAAVAREPFAVGLSGDLAMTEGAFTTLPASDAWHTGVAALVPEEYVVMRRAHVDRRPLDAVVERSWLLALVRELGRLRPVAGLHALAGLLGVPTGPPRGPVLATPPEQTAGLRAVLARRPAAVPGSRVPSPADTGTGTAR is encoded by the coding sequence ATGACCTCCCCGACGCCCTTCACCGGGCTGCTCGCCTACCCGATCACGCCGCTGGGCGCCGACGGACTTCCCGCACTGGGCACGCTGACGCGCGTCGTCCAGGACGCGGTCCGCGCCGGGGCCGACGGCGTCACGGTCCTCGCGTCGTCGGGTGCGGGCACGTCGTTCGCACCCGAGGAGCGCGCTGCCGTGGTGGGCGCCGCGGTCCGGGCGGCGCACGACGCCGGCCCCGGTCCCTCGGGGCAGCACGTCCCGGTGCACGTCGCGGTCGCGGCCCCCTCGACCACCGAGGTCGTGCGGCACGCGGTCGCGGCGCAGGCCGGCGGCGCCCACGGGCTGGTCCTGACCCCGTTCGCCTACACCCCGCTCGTCGACGCCGAGGTCGTGGCCCTGTTCGAGGCCGTGGCCGCCGAGACCGACCTCCCCGTGTGCTTCTACAACCGGCCCGTCCAGAACGGGTACGACGTGACGCCCGAGGTGCTGGCCCACCTCGCCCGCACCACCAGGCTCCGGGGGCTCAAGGACCCGGCCGGGCGGACGGACGTGGGCGCCCGGCTGGACGCCGTCCGTGCCGCGGTCGCGCGCGAACCGTTCGCCGTAGGCCTGAGCGGCGACCTCGCGATGACCGAGGGGGCCTTCACGACCCTGCCTGCGAGCGACGCCTGGCACACCGGGGTCGCGGCCCTCGTGCCCGAAGAGTACGTCGTGATGCGCCGCGCGCACGTCGACCGCCGGCCCCTCGACGCGGTCGTGGAGCGGTCCTGGCTCCTGGCCCTCGTCCGCGAGCTCGGACGGCTGCGGCCCGTCGCAGGACTCCACGCGCTCGCCGGGCTGCTCGGCGTGCCGACCGGTCCGCCGCGGGGGCCCGTCCTGGCGACACCGCCCGAGCAGACCGCAGGGCTGCGGGCCGTGCTGGCCCGCCGGCCGGCTGCGGTGCCGGGTTCCCGGGTGCCGAGTCCCGCGGACACCGGGACCGGCACCGCGAGGTAG